A genomic window from Nicotiana sylvestris chromosome 11, ASM39365v2, whole genome shotgun sequence includes:
- the LOC104221774 gene encoding BTB/POZ and MATH domain-containing protein 4-like: protein MSEPPTITHVSDKNTVGELSPPTSSKSVTDTINGSHRFVIQGYSLAKGMGVGKHIASDTFTVGGHQWAIYFYPDGKNPEDNSAYVSVFIALASEGTDVRALFELTLVDQSGKGKHKVHSHFDRSLESGPYTLKYRGSMWGYKRFFRRGMLETSDYLKDDCLKINCTVGVVRSTIDCSSLHTIQVPDPDIGAHFGMLLENMEGSDIVFNVAGEKFHAHKLVLAARSPVFRSEYFDRQDVDEQEIVVTDMEPEVFKVMLHFVYKDALVEEELEATSTSSSAPCISDTVTAKLLSAADRYNLTRLRRLCESHLCKDISVNSVAQILALADRYHATELKAVCLRFAAENLAAVMQSDGFEYLKEHSPSLQSELLKTVAGCEDDCSSGGGKSKSVWAQLSDGGDTNGRRVRQRT, encoded by the exons ATGTCGGAGCCGCCAACGATCACTCACGTTTCGGATAAGAACACTGTCGGCGAATTATCACCGCCGACGAGCTCAAAATCCGTGACCGATACAATTAACGGCTCGCACCGTTTCGTGATCCAAGGTTATTCGTTAGCTAAAGGGATGGGAGTTGGAAAACACATCGCTAGTGATACTTTCACCGTCGGTGGTCACCAGTGGGCGATTTACTTTTATCCGGACGGGAAGAACCCCGAGGATAATTCGGCGTATGTTTCGGTGTTTATTGCTTTGGCTAGTGAAGGAACGGATGTTAGGGCTTTGTTTGAGTTGACTCTGGTTGATCAGAGTGGTAAAGGAAAGCATAAGGTTCACAGTCATTTCGATCGGTCTCTTGAGAGCGGGCCTTACACCTTGAAGTACCGTGGCAGCATGTG GGGATACAAACGGTTTTTTAGACGAGGAATGCTCGAGACTTCAGATTATCTGAAGGACGACTGCTTGAAGATTAATTGCACTGTGGGAGTTGTGCGCTCTACGATAGACTGTTCGAGCTTGCATACAATTCAGGTCCCAGACCCTGACATTGGAGCGCATTTTGGCATGCTTTTGGAAAATATGGAAGGCTCTGATATTGTCTTCAACGTGGCTGGTGAAAAGTTTCATGCCCATAAGTTGGTATTGGCTGCTCGTTCTCCTGTATTCCGCTCTGAATACTTTGATAGACAGGATGTTGATGAGCAGGAAATTGTGGTTACAGATATGGAACCTGAGGTCTTCAAA GTTATGCTGCACTTTGTATACAAAGATGCTCTTGTAGAAGAAGAGCTAGAAGCAACTAGTACTTCTTCTTCTGCCCCCTGCATATCTGATACTGTGACAGCAAAATTGCTATCAGCAGCTGATCGGTATAATTTAACACGACTCAGGAGGTTGTGTGAGTCTCATCTCTGCAAAGATATCTCTGTCAACTCTGTTGCACAAATACTCGCTTTAGCAGACCGTTACCATGCCACTGAGCTCAAAGCAGTTTGCCTAAGATTCGCTGCTGAAAATCTTGCTG CTGTCATGCAATCAGATGGGTTCGAATACCTTAAAGAACATAGCCCGTCTCTTCAGTCAGAGCTTCTTAAAACTGTGGCTGGTTGTGAGGATGATTGTAGCAGTGGAGGTGGTAAGTCCAAAAGTGTGTGGGCCCAGCTTTCAGACGGTGGTGATACCAATGGAAGGAGGGTTAGGCAAAGGACCTGA